The DNA segment ACCATACTAATGGTGATGGTAAATTATTGGcctacagaaatgtaaaaaaatctctgaaaatgtgttgtaaaaaagtttataaaatgtgtcattgttGTATAATAGAAAATATTGGAtccctttaaaaatatatttacagtaaaCCCAATGGtgatacaagacaacagcttcaGCGCTGTTAGAATATGTACAACTAGATAGCTCAATGTGCCTGTGTGCAGATAATAAATGCTCATTTTATATAAGTTAAATATGCTTACACAACAGGTAATGTGCTTTGGTATGAACATGTTATTACTTACATATTTCCTGTATTcttagggaaaaaaaacccccaacaaCACAAAGGCCTCCGTCTTTTCTTTGGTAATTTTCGGGAAAAAACCATTTGTGCAAATACACTGTATTTCAGAGAAAAGTCTAAAATGTCATGCTCCTCCTCTTCTCGATAAGATGATGAGTAATGCCAGATTTCCTTTCTGTTATGACGATGGAGGATTTAGACAATTATGAATAAAACCCTGTGTGTGTAGAACAGTCCATGAGTTGTTTGGTGTTATTTAGCTTTGGAAATGCTTTTTATTGGCTCAACATAATAAACTAAATATACCTTGATAAAACATTGTGGTCTTAATGGTTGTCTTTTGGGGGCCTTTTGGTTTGAGGAATATGGCAGATGAAAATTAGGGTATgctaagcaaaaaaaaaaaaagaaaaaaaaatagccttGGGAGCCAGTCTAGACACTACTGCTGAAAGTCATATGGTTTTAATATAATGCCGTGACTGTGTGAGTCATTAGCTCAAAAATATGCTAATGATATGCACCTCGTGCTGTTGGAATGTGGCGCATAATCCCTTCTGGCGCTTTCAATCTTTTGTCCCAGCTTCATGCCTCTGGTCTAGATGTCCCGCTTGAGTTTCTCAATGCTGAAGTCACTGTCCTGGTCCAGTTTGGAGAGTGTCTTTCTCACCCGCAGGGCAGTGAGGCGGGCCGACGGGCTCTGGTACCAGCACTCCTTCATGATCTTCACAATGGCCGTTAGGAtctgaacacaaagagacaaatgtgaaaatacaaCCTGGGCATCCCAGTTGGATGAAACATGTGGCATCGTTATTGTGTGTCCTGTAGAGTATGTGCTCTGAGTTAACAGTTACAGTTACACTTATGTGTATGTTTGcgttaatgtgtgtgtcatcagaTGACATACAGGGTGGGAATGGAGCCTGTTGTGCAGACTGGGCCTCTGCTGGTCCACACACACCACCTTCTTCATCTCCTCAAAGCTGGGATCTAAGGGCACCAGGTCAAAGAAGGGAGGGCGGTACTCTTCCACGATCCCTATAAcaatccaaaaaagaaaaaaagacaggtaAATTCACAAAGAATAGATTGCAGCTACTGATAGCACCATGAATTGGACATCACTTGCAACCTCTATCTGCCCCGTCTCAAGGTCAGATTCATAAAAGATACTGTGCTTACGATATtacagcgcaaacacgcccataAAATGTTGCAGCTGAGTGCAACTTGCTCATTTTATTGCACCTGACTGAAATTATTCATTTGGCCAAGAACACAGTGGGCAGAACAGCAGCTAGgggtaaaagaaaacagaaatgtaaagacAGCAAGCTACAGGGTCTTGACCTATGAGGTGCAGAGGCATTCCTCAAAGCTTCGCCAGGCTTCAATCATTGCTGCCATGACCACTTGAGAGTCTGGGCATGAAACCCACTATAAATGTGCTTCAGTTACCACCAACTCTCTGAAGATACTCACCATTTCACTGtgactgcgtgtggctattcgTGCTGATCTCTATGAATTTGACTGCTTTTCCATGGAGGgcaggctcatttgcatagaaaggcgCCACTTTTGCACTAAACATATACACAGTACATTACCTAATTTACATATGTGCAAATAGCACAGGAGCACCGAGACGCTATTTGCTTGCCGTCATAGTCAGGGGTGTATTAGACACTTTGTGGGTGCTCAGagaattaaactttttttatcTTTGGTCTTCTTTGTGCACGTTAAGTGTCTGCAAAAGCCGcacaatccttttgtgaattcgctCGTCAGTGCATTGTTTCTTCTCCGGCTGAGCAGATGAGCAACTACCAAGCTATCACATCATTATTGGTTGTGGGATTTAGTGGATAACTGTAATGTTAACATTATAAGAAAACTCATCACCAACATTAAACCCCTAATTTACCTCctcatacatttttaaaaacgtACATTTCTCTTCACGCAAAGCCTGAAATAGCACACTTGGAAATTGAGAAAGTCTGCAGTGGGAGTTTTGTAAAGTATGTTTGACTAAACAAGAGAGCGGGGAAAGATATCAATTCCCTGACGACTACACTGGGATGGAGATCTGCGAGGCctgctcactgtatgtgtttgtgagagaacacgcacacacacacacacacgcacacacacacacactcataaagtTATGAATGTCTACCCATCTGGACTAACTGTGTTAGCgccactgtgtgtatgtgtggttgtTTGAGCGCTGATGTGTGCTTGCATCTACAAATTGTGTGCACGGGCATCTGGACTATGTACAAGTGAGTGCTGACACCAGATAAGACTGTTTATAATTACTGCAGTGCTAATCATGAGAGAGGATagtagagacagacacagactaGGAAAACACTGGGGTGCTGAGAGACACGGGACTGACTGCCTCTTATATACACAGAGCCAGGCAGACATGacagagaaaacacattttcaacatGGTGTGCCTGAGAGGATGGGTAACATATCAACTTTCAGAAGATACACTGATGTATAAACACACTGTGTGCCATTTCTTCCATGACGTTTAGATAAGTGAAAGCAAAAAGCTACTTTAAAGGCAAGATATTCTAACAGGCAGCTGTCTTCTTACCATTGACAATGGTCCTGCGGGTAATTTCCCAGAAGACAAGGCCCAGGGCCCAGATGTCCGTTTGCTTGTAGGACTCAAAGACGTCCATACGAATAGTCTCATCCAGCACTTCAGGGGCCATGTAGCGCTTGGTCCCCACACGAGGGTTGTTGCCCACATCGAGGTAGTCATGGGACTGAGAGTGTATCACAGCCAAACCTGACCAGCGAGCAGGCACAGAGAACAGATGCAACCCTTTAACTCACAGTTAATCACCATGAACCAGCTGCTCTGTCTCAACACATTAATCATAACTAGCAGCAGAAGTTGGAAACAGATACAACTGGAAGTCTAGTGGATTAATTGTGATTTTGCAGTCCTTGCTTCTACACAACTCAGCTCACCCAGGTCAGCGATGCAGCACTGTCCGTTCCGCTTTACCAGGATGTTGCGGCTTTTCAGGTCTCGGTGGGCGATGGCTGGCTTTTCCTGGGAGCTGACAATCTCAGTGTGAAGGTGAACGAGGCCGCAAGCCACAGACAGGCACATCCTCAGGCAGCTCTCTGGCTCCAAGCTGCTGTACTGCAGGAAGTCGTAGAGCGAACCCAGCTCATGAAAGTGGGTGACGAGCCACAGCTGGGTGCTGGAGTTCTTAGATGTCATGTCAGAAGCTATGAAACCTAAAGCCAGGACAGGAGATCACCATTTACACATCTGTATTTTGGctaatgtctttttaaaatgacattagggctgggcaatatattgattTTGTGATGTAAGTCTATAtgtcatcttagattttggataccGGAACACAGCAAGTGTTGTCTTCTCCTAGATTTAAAGGCTGCCCTacattaaagtgatgtcattttctgaactaaccagactgttctagctgcttaattatttgcctttacccactaaAGCCCTTCCTTCACAGGATTAGTATCACCTGGGGACCTCTGGTAATTTGTAATAACTGTGGAGGTCACCTACAATCTTAGTACCATGCAAATCTGCCATCACAAGTCAAACACAGAGGTTCTGTAATCATACTAGTCCTGTGTGAATTGGCATCTCAGTGCTTTGTCCTGTTTACGTTTTCCATTTTATCCACGCCTTGTTTTTGCCTCTCTTCTCATCGAGAAGTATGGAGGCTGCTTTGTCAATTATAAATCTGTTTTGACAGTATTCTGGGTGCAGGAGACTCATCTTGCTACACAGCATGGAGACCTGTTTGCAGCAAAAGCAAGCTCAAATCAATCAGAGGAGCGAAATCTTGAAAGATGATGAGATACATAACATGTGACAGTGTGTGGAAGAATTGGTTCTGTTTGTTTAAACCCCATTTAATAGAAAAAGGAGGTTAAAACTGTACATCACAGCTAGTAGTGTTGTGTAGAGTGGAGTTATAAATAACTGTGCACATCACATTCaggggataatgtcagtaaattagACTTATCCTGTGCGAATGAGTGCATGAAACAAGATGTGGGGTTGGTTATATCTGAATCATATGATGTCCCCAGGTAATACTAGCCCTGTGCGAACAGGGCTTTAGTAACTATATACAATTACacagtcaaccctacaatattgtcaAAATATCAATagttatttggtcaaaaataatgTGTCATCTGATTTTCTCtgtatcgcccagccctaaatGAAAATGCACTTTTCTTTACACAGAAAACATGTCACAAGAAACATTTCTTCACAACTTTAATCTGCTGCCGTACCCAGTATGTTGTCGTGTCGCAGCTGTACAGTATTGTAgatctctgtctctctaaacCAGGACTGCTCGTCCCTAGAGGAAAAGATCTTGACAGCCACACTCTCCCCCATCCAAGTTCCCCTCCACACCTCCCCATACCGGCCTTTACCTGGAAACAGAGTGACACAGTTACACAACtgcaaagtatttaaaaaacacagggCAAAGAAGAGCAACAGCGGTGAGAAAGGGGACTGACCAACACACTGGACAAGTGAAATCTGTCTGGCCATAGTCCTTTGGACCAGATAGGGCAGCCCTGTCCCACTTCCTGATGTGCAAAACTCATCAAAGATATcctgagacagagacacagaaataaTTCAAATGTAAGAACCCAAACTTTAACATCTTTTATATTGTGTCTCATGTCACACATCGAATGTCCCTTACGCCGTATGTGGGTTCATCTCCGTTAGGGACCTTGAGCATGGTGACATCGTGGTCCTTGACGTTTCTCAGTCTGCCATGTGCACGTCGGAAGCGCAGGAACAGCACCAGGCCACACACGCTGACAGTCGTgattaacagcagcaaagacaaCGTGATCCAAAGCTCCGGACGACTGAGCTCTGGGGGCGTTGTTGTTGGCACTCCAtctggatacacacacattcacacacacacacacacacacaaacacacacgtctTTGAGTTGGTGGAACCAGCTGAGAACACTTCAGTAAACTGAGGAGGAAAGGTTTGCTGTTCTTTTTAATTAAAGGTAAACATGCTGGTTATATGACATGCAGTACATCATCAGTCCAAAAAGCAACATTATCAATTTGCCGTAACTGACCACAAGGGGGAACCAGTTATTATCTAGAGGGAAGCTCTGAGTCCCATCAGCACAGTAATGCAGGACGTGCACTGAACTGTGTGACTGAGGAGGCTCAGTCCCTCTGTGATCAGCTTAATGGATGTGATATCAAATACTGTAAAGCAAAGGCTTTGGGATACTGACTAATATTTGGAGGTGGCGTGGTGTCTGTGTTGCACAGATTGTCTTTGCAGCAGTGGACGAAAAAGCGGTCGAAGGAGGTGAAGCACTGCTCCATGTAGTTAACTGCGGAGAAACAGCCCCTCTCCTCATTGCTGTACCACCAAGTGTAGAAGCAGATGTCTCCTCTGCAAGTTCCATTCACGCATGTGCCTTTGGCATTCTCGCATGCACACAGTAGCTTCCCATCGTCTTCGGAATCTGAAGCACAAGGAAGTACACATAGACAGTGTTGACAGAAAGGCAAGTCTTACCCGTCAGTAGTAAAATGAAAAACCTACCACAGATGAGTGATCTGGGAAATGGAAATAGAAAAGCATGGCCAAACATTCATCACACAAATCATTATTTAAAGATCAGTGGTAAAGTGACAAAATATTCTAGTAAAGAGACCTTGGCTTCCTCAAGGGGGAATCCCCATGAAAATAACAGGACACAGACACTAAATGAAGAGGTGTGAGGTTCATGATGATTAGGGTACTTTTCACACCCTGAACTCTTCTTACATTGCAAGCCTCTGCATTATGGTACTTACTATTGTAGGATTTCGGGgaatatattagcagaaatggaaaaCAATATATTAagtttctttagtgtataatcacctgaaaataagaattgttgtgtgtttgtcaccttagaatgagccgttcaTATCAACTTAAATGGATTCCTCTTCATGGAGATCACCATTTTGtacagccatgtttctacagtagcccagaatggacaaacctaACCTAGCCTAACACTGGCTCTAGGCAGGGCCATTTGAGTTTTTGTGTTTCCTGCcttagttagcagcccctccttGACAAGAACGTAAGAGAAGCACTGTTGTGTACTGTTAAACCGCTTTAATCCATGTTTTTTCCGGTTTAAATTTCCTGGTCCGTttgatttggagaggaagagacctctgcggatgatTCAGCacctggtgaaaacctcctggaCAATGAACAGGGAAGGAATTGAAACTGGGAGATGTTTAAACTGGTTGCAATCaaccactaaatccccctaaatcttacacccTGTTACTTTAAAACTGAGGTAATCTGGAGCCCAGTGTGTGTTTAGGAAGTAATGGGTAGGAACTACACACAGCAGCATTAAAGTTAATGTTAGTTTTAACATATCTCATACATACATTTCTGTCTGAAACAAGCTCTGCAGAAAAGACATTTAACCCACCAAGGAGTGGAAAAGAGAATTGAATTTTGAAACAGACTATTTGTTCGATATGGTTAAAGCTACATTACACACATTTTGACCACTAGGAGGCAGAAAGACTCAGAGCTGTCTGACCACCTGACAAATGGAGGCCCAATGTTCCTGAGGCTTTTAGCTGTGGTTTGGTCCACCAATACCTGCGCTCATATTCAGCTGTCTTCAACAGCCACTCATTTACTTTGCCTTTGCATTTCATGCCAGGTGGGTGGTGTGCACTCGGCCTGTCTGAGCTTGTTTGCTGCAAACAGCTACCTATTGTTTTACACTGGAGGACTGGTGACAACTGTGAGACTGAAACATACAGTCTATGTTTTGGTTCTCCAGTTCGCACAAAGGACTAAAAGCTGCTTACTCAGTGGGTTCTGCCGCACCAGTGAACCTTTCATATTCAAAATCAAAAGTTTCCTGTAATGGAGCTTTAACTGAATGCTCTTTACAGCACTGAACATTTTCCATATCTGTTAACTCACCTGCGTGGATAGCAGAGATCCACAGCAACGCCCCAACTAGCACCACtgtgagcagagcagagcttcCCATCTCTGTGAAACAGgaacaaaataattaataacaGTTAATATAATCAAACGATGATAATAGAATTAGTGTTGTCCCTTTATTGAGAGCTGTCATAATGAGAAACCGAAGATTTCATTTGGGACATAATGGAAAAAACAAGGCCATTTCCCTGACATTTTAACTGCTGTGATTGGAATTTACAGACTGTAACTTAATAGTGTCTATGAGGAGTCGAGCAGTGGTTAAAGCCCGGACTCTTTGGCAGAGGAAGCTATGAGGTCAAAAACAACAGTCCAAGGGCCCAGCCTGTCTGCCTGTGTTGTAATTATATTGGGTGGGAAAAGGGGGCTTAGGGGAAGGAGGCTGTAACAGCACTCCagagtgtttgtgtatgtgtgctgaGGCTGTGTGTGGCGCTGTGCTACCCAGGCTCCAGTCCTGTCGACTCCTCGACTACCCTGCTCGCAGAGTAAATATTGATGGCTGAGCTTCCTGCCATTGAGTGGCCCCACCCGGCTGGCCGGCGAGACGCAGGTCTGCTCATTGTTTAGGGCTGCAGTGCTGAGGGTCACGCAAGGAGGAGGGCCTTCATGCACGACTCAGCCTTTCTCACTGGTGAAGCACAATCTAGTTCTTAACTTGACACCCAGGTGAGCTTAGACAtgatacatttaattaaaaaaacagtaaaaagtgACAAGACTAAGTTAAAAACACTGCAAACGAGcaaattgtttatttcattACTGCACTGTGCTACATATGAAGTACGTAAAATACTTCATATTTAGTATGTTTCCTAAAAGCCCCTTGAGTTTATGCTCGTGCACAGTTTAGACTCTATTCTTTGTGATTtcatttaaattgctttttgaatctgtctgtctgtctgtctgtcaccaaGGAATTATAAAAGCCATAAAAATGGTGATTTATTCACCATGCTTTTAACTTTCTGTCTGAAAAagcacacaataacacaagcaCCCACATAAACCCTGAGGTCTGTCTTCACCATTGTTTAGCAGCAGTATCCCTACCACTCAGAAGGCATGTCTTTTGGAAATGCTATTGTTTGAGAGGCGTTGAGAGTAGGATCAGCATAGCTGGATAATGTAGTTAGATACCATTTGCCTGTGTCAGCCTCTGGATTTACTAGGGCCTGCTGGCAGCTTCTTTAATCATAAGAGTGCAAGGAGAAAATGATGCTTGCAAtctgtattttatattctatGCAACACCTGAAGTCTGTCCTCTAATCTCTGAGGTGAATGGAGCTTAAATGAAGTCTGAAATGTGTGGAATTGTACGGACTGAGATAGGCATCAATTAGCCTGTGTGCATTCAGATTCAAGAGACAGTTGCCATAGACGATGACTAAAgtccaaaaaaggaaacaagATGATTCCTAGGGCTGACACTTCTGAGTCTTTTCTCTGTGTCACTGCCCAGAGAACAACACAGAGTGACACGTGGCTTCAGAGTTGTACAGGTTAAATGTCTCAATAGAGATACATTTTAGATGCACTTCGAGCATCTTCAGAACCACTTGTGCAAACCATTATGCAAAGAGGTTACATTGATTATCTGTAATACACTTTTCTTGCCCTGAAGGTAGACATTTACCAGAGCTGTAAATCAGcaaccagccaccagccaaatgtCGGTAAAA comes from the Epinephelus lanceolatus isolate andai-2023 chromosome 8, ASM4190304v1, whole genome shotgun sequence genome and includes:
- the acvrl1 gene encoding serine/threonine-protein kinase receptor R3, whose translation is MGSSALLTVVLVGALLWISAIHADSEDDGKLLCACENAKGTCVNGTCRGDICFYTWWYSNEERGCFSAVNYMEQCFTSFDRFFVHCCKDNLCNTDTTPPPNINGVPTTTPPELSRPELWITLSLLLLITTVSVCGLVLFLRFRRAHGRLRNVKDHDVTMLKVPNGDEPTYGDIFDEFCTSGSGTGLPYLVQRTMARQISLVQCVGKGRYGEVWRGTWMGESVAVKIFSSRDEQSWFRETEIYNTVQLRHDNILGFIASDMTSKNSSTQLWLVTHFHELGSLYDFLQYSSLEPESCLRMCLSVACGLVHLHTEIVSSQEKPAIAHRDLKSRNILVKRNGQCCIADLGLAVIHSQSHDYLDVGNNPRVGTKRYMAPEVLDETIRMDVFESYKQTDIWALGLVFWEITRRTIVNGIVEEYRPPFFDLVPLDPSFEEMKKVVCVDQQRPSLHNRLHSHPILTAIVKIMKECWYQSPSARLTALRVRKTLSKLDQDSDFSIEKLKRDI